In Candidatus Binataceae bacterium, one genomic interval encodes:
- a CDS encoding TetR/AcrR family transcriptional regulator, with protein sequence MSTKRDLARTREQLRKAALAEFAARGFAGARTDLIARRAGVNKRMLFYCFGSKAQLYREVLQSKLTERTVMVESTPEDLPSALRHWSLTAGADRQWVRFLQWEALEQSSRLAAERPRRVLFLRVLERFRRWQEEGRLAPEIDPTQVMLAITALILFPAAFPQFARLITGVRPGSKRFQQAQDNFLDWLAMRLVEPGRCQKAG encoded by the coding sequence GTGTCCACCAAGCGTGACCTGGCCCGCACCCGCGAACAGCTGCGCAAGGCCGCCCTGGCCGAATTTGCGGCCCGGGGCTTTGCCGGGGCGCGCACTGACTTGATTGCCCGGCGTGCGGGCGTGAACAAGCGGATGCTGTTCTATTGCTTCGGCTCCAAGGCTCAGCTCTATCGCGAAGTATTGCAAAGCAAGCTGACCGAACGCACGGTAATGGTTGAGAGCACTCCTGAAGACCTGCCCAGCGCGCTGCGTCATTGGTCGCTTACTGCGGGGGCCGATCGCCAATGGGTGCGCTTTCTGCAGTGGGAAGCCCTGGAACAGAGCAGTAGGCTGGCGGCGGAGCGACCTCGGCGAGTACTATTCTTGCGCGTCTTGGAGCGCTTTAGGCGCTGGCAGGAAGAAGGGCGGCTGGCTCCCGAAATCGATCCCACGCAGGTGATGTTGGCGATTACTGCGCTTATCCTGTTTCCGGCCGCCTTTCCCCAGTTCGCCCGTCTGATTACTGGTGTACGCCCAGGCAGCAAGCGCTTCCAGCAGGCCCAAGACAATTTTCTGGACTGGCTGGCGATGCGGCTGGTCGAACCGGGCCGATGCCAAAAGGCGGGCTGA
- a CDS encoding Rieske 2Fe-2S domain-containing protein → MLTREENELLTRVGPGTPMGELLREYWTPALRGAKVEADGAPARVRLLGENFVAFRATDGRVGFFDEGCPHRCTSLALARNEDNALTCIFHGWKIDVSGKVVEVPSEPPERRTEFAAKVRVRHYPVREAGGIIWVYLGKREQPPTFFNFEFNSLPPSQLLIRRAQMHCNWFQGLEGVLDSAHLSVLHSGWVHEARKEGRGPKAGQENLMPATANSSPVFELSPRSYGFREGALRRLSDGTIYARIREFVLPYFSFIPFAAEVNCLMICAVPIDDEWTAQWYVTYNPHQPITAEYREDMMRDTSGDFDNFCSDMGGWDNMWHQNRRLMKEGHWTGLRSVNFEDFIVQESMGPIVDRSREYLGQSDSVIIRTRRMLLEAARAFAAGKPAPGQEQPLDYSSIRALALRYSAERNWLEIDPHAPPAPLPGGLLPPS, encoded by the coding sequence ATGCTGACTCGCGAAGAAAACGAACTACTGACCCGCGTCGGCCCCGGCACCCCGATGGGCGAACTGTTGCGTGAATATTGGACCCCGGCGCTGCGCGGCGCCAAGGTGGAGGCCGATGGCGCTCCAGCGCGCGTGCGTCTGCTCGGCGAAAATTTTGTCGCCTTTCGCGCCACCGATGGGCGGGTGGGGTTTTTCGACGAGGGTTGCCCCCATCGCTGCACCTCGCTAGCGCTGGCGCGCAACGAAGACAATGCACTGACCTGCATCTTCCACGGCTGGAAGATTGACGTCTCGGGCAAGGTGGTCGAAGTGCCCTCCGAGCCGCCCGAGCGGCGGACCGAATTCGCTGCCAAGGTACGAGTACGCCATTATCCGGTGCGCGAGGCCGGAGGCATCATATGGGTCTATCTGGGCAAGCGCGAGCAACCACCGACTTTTTTCAATTTCGAGTTCAACTCGCTGCCGCCCAGCCAGTTGCTAATTCGCCGCGCCCAGATGCATTGCAATTGGTTCCAAGGGCTGGAGGGTGTGCTGGATTCCGCCCACCTCAGCGTGCTGCATTCAGGCTGGGTCCACGAAGCCCGCAAGGAGGGTCGCGGCCCCAAGGCAGGGCAGGAGAATCTGATGCCCGCCACCGCCAACAGCAGTCCAGTCTTCGAACTCTCGCCGCGTTCTTACGGTTTTCGCGAGGGTGCTTTGCGCAGGCTCAGCGACGGGACCATCTATGCCCGCATCCGGGAATTTGTCCTGCCCTATTTCTCCTTCATTCCCTTCGCCGCCGAGGTCAACTGCCTGATGATCTGCGCGGTCCCGATCGACGACGAATGGACCGCGCAGTGGTACGTCACCTACAACCCCCATCAACCCATTACGGCGGAGTACCGCGAGGACATGATGCGCGATACCTCGGGTGACTTCGACAATTTCTGCTCCGACATGGGCGGCTGGGACAACATGTGGCATCAGAACCGGCGTCTGATGAAAGAGGGGCATTGGACCGGGCTGCGCAGCGTCAATTTCGAGGACTTCATCGTTCAGGAATCGATGGGGCCCATTGTCGATCGCAGCCGCGAGTACCTGGGCCAGAGTGACTCGGTGATTATTCGCACGCGTCGGATGCTGCTGGAGGCTGCGCGCGCCTTTGCCGCCGGCAAGCCGGCCCCGGGTCAAGAGCAACCGCTAGATTATAGCTCCATCCGCGCCCTAGCGCTGCGCTATTCGGCCGAGCGCAATTGGCTGGAAATCGATCCGCACGCTCCTCCCGCGCCGCTGCCCGGCGGCCTGCTCCCGCCGAGCTGA